Genomic DNA from Penaeus monodon isolate SGIC_2016 chromosome 40, NSTDA_Pmon_1, whole genome shotgun sequence:
aagagatatatattataaatatatataatatatatatataatattattaatatattataacgattatatatgtaataataaaataaatatagattataaaaatatagagatataaaatatatatattatatatatatattataatataaaacatatatactatatacataatatatatatataatattatatatatatatgatataatatatatattatatatatatatatatatatgataagatatatatagtatagtaatatatctaacccaacacatcacacacaacctacaaattataattcatatatataaatatatatatatatagtatatatatatatatgatatatatatatatatatattatataacataatatattaacatattatatatatatatatattagatatataaatattacatatattacaatacagcatcacatacatactaataatatattagtatataatattataatatattatatatatataatatatacacaaacacacacacacacacacacatatatatatatatataatatatagattataaatataatagatatatataatatatttatatatatatatatataatatctatatatataattattaatatatattatagtatatatatattattatatagagatagtatatatatattatagtatatagatatataatatatatatatataatatatattatatatatacatatatatatatatataaaatactatatacatatatatatacatacatacatatatatatgttatatatatataatatatatatatatatatatatatatatatatatatattatatggatgtatgtatgttatgtgttgtgtgtgtgttgtgtgtgttgtgtgtgtgtgtggtgtgtgtgtgttgtgtgtgtggtttgtgcgtgtggtctattttatgtgtgtgtatatatatatatatatatattaatattattatatatattatatatatatatatatatatatatatttatatatctatatatatatactatatatatatatatatatatatatatattatatctatatatataattatatatatatattatatatatacaatgcacgcATTGATTACTatcctataaaataatatagaattatatgatataacaatgcaatatacaatgcactgattGATACAATGCAATAGCaatacaatatacaatgcactgcatatgaacaatggtATGGCCGCGGCCTCACTCCAGACATactggtgtgacgtcactccgcgagatggcgcttcaaatcggttttataacagacgatcgaaattttatcatacaaaatcgctttaaaaaaaacaattggttaggataaaacacatattatggctgtcattatttatttatacatcaaattcaacatacaaccaaatacaTGGTTTTAAAAGCCCGGGACTTTTCCTTTAAGGACCTGTTTGTATGTCCTTTTTACATTGGATGGGAATGGTAGCGTGGGAAAATTTAAGGTTCTATAGGAAAATCTACTCGATCCCTTATAATAAAActgtttatcatttttaagaTGTTTGTAAAAAGAAAGGCAGGCATTACTTTGAAGGACCGCAAGAAAATCCACACaggattgaaaaaaaacattcccccttATTAGTTAATAAGGGTTTGGGGCAGCAGTTACTACAGAGACATACGAACCATAGATTGATCATGTCATATGACATGCTTAGAAAACATATCTGTCAGTCTGCATGAAATTGTCAAACAGTATGTGAgctagttataacaatgatgatgttaatccTTACAGTGCTGACTTATTTTCGTGTAAAATTGATCAgtatctgaagaggaaagggaaagaagggggtataaaagaaagggaggaaaggtaaCGCGGTAagacggggcaggtgaggacagacgaagggaagcgaagggaggtcagatcaggtcggagggtcgagcggactatgtgcagggtggccggtatacgggagaaggcggaagatgtaggaagcgaggagactgtcggcaaGAGTAAAGCCGCTattcaggttgaaattaggcagcagctttattaaggaggattccaccagcctGCGGgcaagacaattcgcgccgctgccctggataacgcgacgtcgagaacatgagggtagcccagtttggagaacgaaagacggaggaagtcgatctctccatccaggtactgggcgtcacagatgcggaggaacagcgaagtggcaacacctctctttacatggagaagatggtatgagaagaagtgtatgtacataccactatgcagtgttaatctagttttacattgtgggtttttctaccatagtatcaacacggtagagtgttttaccattcacttaaACTTCTGTAATAACCCAACTAGGTAGGGATGCAATACCAATATAAAGCAACTCATGGGCATGATTGAAAAAcaattatttatcaaaatatattttccgatttcatagctgaagccatccagtaagatagtgtaaaagcaaggatagtatttcagggatttcgtgaatttcctggatatttcagtaaattcacgaaatccctaagtgaaacagtgatttcatgaatttacttaatttttttagggatttcgtgaaatccctgatttcacaactttactgtaacacacacacacacacacacacacacacacacacacacacacacacacacacacatatatatatatgtgtgtgtgtgtgtgtgtgtgtgtggacagatatgtgtgtgtgtgtgtgtatgtatatatatatatatatatatatatatatatatatattatatatatatatatattttttttatatatctatacatatatatatatcgatttctatatatatatatatatatatacatataataatatatatatatatatatatatatatatatatgtgtgtgtgtgtgtgtgtgtgtgtgtgtgtgtgtgtgtgtgtgtgtgtgtgtgtgtgtatgtatgtatgtatgtatgtatgtatgtatgtgtgtgtgtgtgtgcgcgcgcgcgcgtgcatgtgaaagagagagagcgagagtatgtgccactgatctcaaaaaaaaagtcTGGATCGAGCCACCCATTGTTCCATCTCCTGAAACTCTGAAGCCCCCAAAATTTGATTTCCGCCTTCTTACGAGGCCCAAAAGCCCTGATGTAAACAATGTAGTGTACTGGCGGCTGCCGTCACATCGAAGTGCCAAGTTGCAGCGCATTTGCTTGCACTAACCGTACGGgatcaaaaaagagtgaaagtgCTTCAAAGAAGATAACATTTCACAAGTAAGTGTGCGCTTTGTGCCTACCtggttttatacttatttttacaaGCCCAAGATTTGACTTGACCTCTAGGCCACAACTCGAAACGATCGAGTATGACAGGATTTCATTCAAAGAACTGAGTTCCTGTAACTCAGTTGGCtacaatttgataataatgaaagctagatattgatttaattaagatttagcagtctgaacactgacactgaacgccgacagatattaatatttgactAGGCCTCGCGCCTTGGCGATGGACTTCCTCTCTTGACGAAAGGATAAGCACTTAGCAGTTGACTTTCAACTATCACAAATAATTAGCTTTCAGTCTCACAGGTTTCCGAAAGATCTACAAAGACGCCAGGAATGGATTCAAAATCTTCGTAGAGAGAATTATAATCCCTCATGTCATGCCACAGTATGCTCACAACATTTTGAAGTTTTGACAAAACTGGGCAACCAATTCGTTTGAAACAAGATGCAGTACTAACCATCTTTGCATTTCCATCACACCTGATAAGGGTACGTTTAGCTTGTATTCACGAATACTATTGATTCTTCCAATTTTAGCTTGTAGCGTCGTCGTCTGGTCGTGTGTGCCCGACGggctattaatataatagtcgACATTTAACGATATCTGCGCgctcgttttcccctcttttatatcTAAATTTCACCAAATAGGTTTTATTGATAATGTTCTCACATtagatcatccattcatttaccattttcaatttaatttaatttccattattcaattatatgcGTGTTCATAATCTGCTCATTACACAGATTCCTATGTTCATGCGTATATAccgtatttcattgtaaatatgatTATTTACTTTGTTGGTTATCTATATGTTTTAAAATgctgactggctggactgcagcataggaaTTATGATAGTTAATTACcggttattgatttattaaataatcgtaagttacaaatatatatttcactcatgccacaagaaaatgaatgttctttagctgttctttcctacttgcgccaacaccaccacaaaatacggagaaaaaaTACTTACCTACTGATTATTTTCAtgaaatccgggggggggggggtcaacgggagcgtatgtccagccagtcgtgagcgtgaCCTCTCGCGCCCTGAAATCACTCCCAGGGGGCACGACCTCgaacggctctgattggctggagctacacgcccgttagcctgattggtctatacgtacatcttttagaaataaaatttgagtgTAATAGAGtactaaaaataaattcagtaaaatgtggcagtaaaaagcaccttacaaaatatatagaaaaatagataaaaacatgaatagagaaaaataataaaaactgtatacgagaaaataaaatagtgtatgcttaagataaaagaaaatgtagtgtaattgttcacagagaacggaagttgGCCATTTTAGGTGGTATTCGTATACACCTAGACAAGTAGATATGTACgtaaagataaaagattaaaatccaggtggacctcagggtacactacaAAGCTAATTACCATCAGTCAATTTTCTAAGAGTTCGCGTATACGTCTGAAAAACTGACCGATTCAAAACGTAAGTATATGGTACAATAGAGCCACATACCCAGAGCCACATTAGGCCTTCTTGGCTCCGATGTAACGCAGAGCAccgaaaaataagctaaaaattACAATGTTCATGTGAATTCTTCTATCCAGATTCCCTTAATGAGGTTGTGATGTTCACAGCCTCCATGACGCCCTGAACTACGGCCATGGCTTCCTAACACGCGCTTTTGCCTCTTTGCACCTCCTAAGATGGCCGCCAAGGTGCCCAATGCCCATGCCGGCTTCACATTACAACTccagttgctcgatccagtcttttttgacATCAGTGGTATGTGCACGTCTGAGTAAGTGGGAGAGAATGTGTACGTGATAGCGAAGAGAGAGCATTTGAACTGTGCagcgtgagcgagagaaaaaaaaagtgaaaaagaatattGCACATgtatgagtaagagagaaaaaaaaagtgaaaaagaatattGCACATgtatgagtaagagagaaaaaaaagtgaaaaagaatattGCACAtgtatgagtgagagagatgaaaaagaaaatagaaaaaagtaaaggtaAGAGCAAACAAAAGGATAACTTAACATACgtgaatagattaaaaaaaaaatacattgatgaaagacataaagagaggaaaccaaaaaaaaattattttctatggAACAACCATGTACTTTCATAGCCAATGCTATGAAATCCTTTCCAAAAATCCACCTGTAAAAATCCATTAAAATCTATTTCCTAAAAGTTCCCCCCGTTTGCATAGCGCCGAATGCACACAACGAGCGTATCAGAAAAGTACCAAATTGAATTGTCTTAAAAATCTGCTTTCACTTGAGatgcattattaaaaaaaaacggccTTGAATCGTAACAAGAAAAATCGAATGATTATTTTCAGATTGAGAAAAAAAGCCCAAATACGACTTAGgcgaaatgaaaacaacaaatcaGCTGATCCCGTCGTCTGCAGCGGACGGCCGAGTCTtacgtgttgttattattgttattaacgtcATTTTTTATCAacacttctctcctcttcgccttTTTATTCCCGTTGGgtgttctcctcttcttctcctccgtgTCCTTGTCTCCCGTTTTCGCTTCTTTTCATGCCAGTTattttgggggaaggaaattAAAAGAGTTGAAATGGTGAGTCAAAACTTCGTGGAAATAATGAAGTTGTTAAATCTCgttttgctcttgttttttttttttattaattatatcaattaacGATTTAAAGTAAATTTCAGGAGAATCACTGCTCTCTGATGAGCGTGAAATAGATTGCTCAATTAAAAGTTCAAAGATATATTTAtggaaaacattatttatattcaaattgcaagttctgtttttgtttttgttttttttctgtatttgtctctTATTTTCGTTGTTTCATTGACATAAATGGTTCATGACGTgagtttttatttctcattttaagCGTAGAAGTCTGCTGTCTTTACTGTTAACTTTGACTTCTTTTTAAAACTTCTGAAgctgattattagcattatatttatCTCATGAAGTGTTATTTAATTCCTACGTTGACTCCAGAGATTAATTTAAACTCGATAtataacctataatatatatatataacctataaccTATAATATAACCTATGTAAATGCTATGTTAAGGTATTAATCTCTGAATTTAACAAATCTCTGCTTTGATTTAatcttaatttcttaattttttacttattattattttttttttattgataatggtAGAATCAGATaaagatacacaaaaataaagagatgagCTTTTTTTAGATATGAGATTGTACTGTTATTTTTTcaattctgcattttttttttctgtctttcttttttttcttgttttttacagtttgtgtgtttttactttTGATTAAGGTGttaatatctatctttatgtacCTTTGCATCTCCTTGTTTTTAATGACTGCTCTTTTGCATCAATattctgtgtttttatattactttttatattactcTTATATTCATTGTTTTGCATCAATATTCTGTATTCATGTcatctttttatattacttttttcaatGTGAATCATACTTTTATGTGTTAATCATATACGTtaacatcatctttttctttgttaactgtattttccatttattatatttCGTATTAATCACAGAACTGCTCAGTAAGAAATTTGGCTATCttcattgtgtatttttttttcgttccagaaaaatatttttttgaaaaattatgtaGCTTTTACCCTATTTAATGTCCAGTCTCAGGAAAGAGACGAGTTTTCCAATTCACAAAgtctctttttggggaaaaaaacagtaagCTGATGTAAAGCAATAAAAGtagtgtatggaagaaaaacccacaatagatttagtttttgtattgtgggtctttcttaatattgtatcaacacggaagagtgttttgctattcagagtagtgtatatgtattttagaaATACTGAACATATGTAGACGTAAATTAAGTGCCATTTCCTTAGAATAGAAAAGAGGCTTGGCGAATTTGAATGCTCCGGAGTTGAGGTTAAACTGCCGGTTTGTTTCTTTCCGAAACTCAGGTGAAACTTGAGGCAAGCTAGGTGCGCAGGGGGATTGTGATGCCAGACTCCGAGAATTCCACAGTTAAGACTCTGTGCCACTGTTACTGGATTTAAAGtattgtgtttaaaaaatattacaatgtgccatgttatttctctctctctctctctctctctctctctctctctctctctctctctctctctctctctctctctctctctctctctctctctctctctctctctctctctccttctcctcttctctctctcttcctctctctctcttctctctctttctctctctctctctctttctctcctctctctctctctctctctctctctctctctctctcttctctctctcttctctctctctcttctctctctctctctctctctctctctctctctctctctctcttttttcatcaataattttgttattggggagtcatagatatatagataaggcaCATGAAACATCTATGAACTGATCCGAATGCAATAGTTGCTGTTGCAAACATATTGGCTAATATTACATTTCACTAACACTTTTCACACATCATTTTTTATCGTCATCCATCATGTGTTATAATTCATCTCATTCTGCAATGTACCCGAATTTACTTACACATAAAAGCCTCTTTctagcttttctttttctctttgaagATTAATCCTACTCTACAGTCATAATGGAATTTCAAAAAACTAAACCTTGATTATTGTTTGAGGAGACAACGTTATTAATTCTTCAATATATACgttagaaaattatatttattatggctCCAGCCTGTAGATATTGCATAAAAAATGTGTCTGTGTGCAGAATAACTCTTTTATTCATAAGCCTACTTGTATATATTAGAGATGCATGTCCATAATATGGCccatcaagaaaaataaaataatgtatatgagaCATATCCCACCCTGTATAAATTCTAGAAAATATTCTTGTCACTTAGATAACCTTTCATAATAGGAAAATGCCTTTACATAATTAGTCTATTTTTCATAGATCTGAGACAGAATATGTTAGATGCtacttaagcatatatatatatatatatatatatatatatatatatatatatatatatatatatatatatatatatatatatatatatatatatatatatatatatatatgcatatttatccaGAATGAAAAGTACATCATTACTGATATATTCTGTAACAGTGAAATACAGAGAAAATTATTGCTttagataaacaaatattaacTAACAGAATACCTCTTTGGATGGCAAACATACTTGGGGGACAGCAttaatttaagatttttaaaaagtttgaaaaagtgGACAACCAGATGACAACCTGTTGATCACTCATTTTCAGGGCGAGTGCCAAAGGAGGAGGAACCATGCCTAACTGGTGCCACATTTCCGAAGCTCACTGCCTCGCATATTAGGAGTTGGGAGAtgcatgggggggagggagagatttgtattttatttatttatttttttttttatcattattttcttcttgttcttctcctttatcatcttcttcaacatcatctttttctcctttactcttacagtatgtatgtacgtatgtatatccagaaaaggtatgaatgagaatgaatatcttcacaatagaagagatgtatttgaccggtttcgattgtgtctccgtcagaaatacatgtatttatgatgAAGACATaatcatctcttgtattgtgaagatattcattctcattcataccttttctacatttgtcaatatgaatacggttcatgtgtaTCCACTCAGAGCTAATGCAGAAAAGCTTAAGTTCATTCTGGTCCCAAATCTGAAGCAAGATTTGAGGACGTAcagaaaaataatgtgaaaaaggcAAAGGGGTAAATCCACATGATTTTATCAAAAGTAATACTTAtagatgtgtaaataaatatactgtatatcatgATACTGTGATGGTATGAGTCGATAGATAGAATTAGACTGTCACTTTCAGTAGAGACGTGCATAGTTGAACTTAAATAATCTTTTAATAGAATTTTCTCTGAACATtagaaacatttttcttttcgtagTTTTATACAGCTGCTATGAGAAAAATGAGTAATCATAGGTAGAATTTTTTGATAGTCTACCTTggctattttttcaaattttctttattttttgataatgtttatgtgaatttttttttttaagttttcagaAATTTGTCAAACTGAATGCATTGGTCTTCAGATgggaaaatatacaataaaaaaaatctgtatgtaCGGTTCCAGACATAAGTAAAACTGATGGTCTTTCATGAGAGAACGCCAGTTATTATCTTCCCGACTCGGAAGAACTTAGTCTGCTATTTCTCCAGCaactttatttttagaaaatgatTTGGCGGATCTTCCTTTATTATTCACAGACTAATCTTCATTATCTCTTAGTAATGTTTATGATGAAATGGCCAGAGAAACTTATTTATTAATGAGAGAATAACCTTGGGCTCTCTCCAACAGATTTGCTAGAAGATGGCACACCAATCAACTGCAGAATTCTAGCAAAGGATTCAGGCATAACCCCCCTCGAGccatatttccccctcccccccctccctaccctctcccacaGTGcagaccccttcccccctctacacTGCTATGGCCGGACTGGATGACTACCAGTTCTTCTCTAATCTACGTGAACGCGACACCCCCTTCTGGCAGAAAACCTACGCAGGGGGGGGTGTCGACCGGCCCCACCACGAAGCGATGATGATGCCCGGTGAGACGTACAAGCGGCCAACAGAATTCCCCCAGAATCTGCTCAACCCGGCTcttgccccccaccccacctctgcCTCAGGCACCAAGCCCTACGATGCGGTGGACTCGTCCAAAGGGAATGGTAAGGCGTAGGGGGTTACTTTGCATTGTGAATTTCATCTCAGAGTTTTGAGATGgaattttgtaatgttttttatgggttttttcttttcctttttctttattttttccaaaaatatttgtatatttgtattgttttgtatatttgaatgttttcttttcaatttgtgGAATAGCTCATAGTATTTTAGAACTTTTATATGAAAATAGGGTGTTCTCACCCTCATTTTTCATATGAAAGTGTGATCCCTTATATACCAGGTGTAAATCCAAAGTAGAGAAATTAGTGTTATAAAGTCTTTCCTTTTTACTAGATTTTCCTTTGACATTTGACTCACCATCCAAATACTCCCCAGAGGCCATAATTCAGAGCTGAATCCATTCTTTTAAGAGCAAATCAGAAAGTCCTTTTTGGAAAGGCAAGTCACCCTCTGGAGTTCCAAATGACCCTCCATTCTGTCTGAAAGTCCCATTCTGGGGAAACATGGTATCCCACTGTTCCCCCATCCTCCATGCTCTGCAGAAAGGGCCACCTGTATCTTCTGTCTGTTTTGGAAGTTAAAGATGCAGGTTAAAAGCCGGGCTTCAGTTGTTAGAAGGGAGATCCTGCAGATGTTGCAAGCAGTGGTTTCCAGACTTGGCCAGGGAGCTTTCCTGATCGGCTTTTAGACGACAGAGGAGAGGACCTATTCAGAGTGTGCTTGAAGTTTCTTTGaaatatttagaaagatgattttATGATGGTTCGCTCATTCTCTACTGTGGGTTTACTTAATTAATGAACTGATGCATTTCTTTAATGGTATAGGTATGTGGTATATAAAAACCATATGGATATGGCTGACCAATCTATATTTTTGAGTCTTTATTGTGAATTTTCTGTACTGattcttattaaattatttttgtagcaatcttcattgttttctctctattctgTCAACCTTtgtcatcttctctttttttcattttttttccctgtttctctcttttcagaTATTCAGATGGAAAAGTATGGCGAGCTCTCTATAAATCTTGTCAGCTTGTGTGCGGAAAATCTGCTCAGTCACCCCTTCATTGTGGTCCGGAGGCAGTGCCAGgtaaatgatattttattattatttttttgtcattttgatactcccttttttttttttttttttttttttttgttatttttcctgtgtttttcttcttcatcttgtcctttgttttgttgttgttgttattcttcttcttttctctttactgctTCTCTTTTCATgacttcatgattttttttttttccccgtcttcctttcttctttatccaAAGTGCTTTCAACCTCCCCAATGCACAGGTGAACGTGAACAGCCAGCGTTACCACCTCCTGCCCATCACCTTGGTGCCGGCCTTAATCCACATGCAGGGGTGCCAAGGGGTCTCGGCATTCTGGAAGGGCCTTGGCTCCGTTCTGACTGTGAGGGGAGTCACCCTTGCCCTGGAAGACTGCCTCTCCAAGTTCACGCCGTGGCCCAAGTGAGTTCCAAAGTAAAAAGCATAGGatgataaacaaaagtaaaaacacaGTGTATTTTTAAAGGTGAAGTGAAATACAtgtgtagttaaaaaaaaaaaaaaatattatattaacattgacATTGGTATACtgcatgatattgataatttttttttttttttattaatgtacgttaaattatttatatttcgaAAGATATCATCTCAAAGGAACAAAATCACATTTCCCCCACAATTTATCACTCATCCAAGTAGCTAAAGATGACACTAAGGTTTTTCTGGTTCTTGACTTCTGGCCGATCTGTTCCCCCTGGCTGCAGTGGAGACTTAATAGTTCAAATTTCACAAAGACAAATTTGGCCTTTGGTggttcatatttattttcttgtcataTGTCAGATACATATGACACAGCAGAACATCAAAGCTGAAAAAAGCTGTGTAGAAATGTTTAAAGATTATTAAGGAAAATACTATTGCAAATAGGACATAATTCATAACTATCTCTAGAATTTAGGCCTTTGAGAGCACTGGACTATTACAGTCTTCAAGGGATACCAAGGTTACCACCCATTAACATATCTAAAAATCTCCATTGCAGAGAAATTTCCCCTCACAGTTCTCCCAAAACAATTGGCCAACACCTGCTCCTCAAGTGCTCTGCCTTGGCCCTCATAACCCCCTTCTACAGTGCGAGCCTAGTGGAAACAGTGCAGAGCGAGATTGCGAGTGAAAAGCCAGGTGTGCTGGACGTTTTCAAGGAAGGCCTCACACGACTACTGTCTTTCACGCAGCCTCAGACAGGTGGGCAAGAGGGTGATGTGTTAGTATTCTGTTACATTATTTTTGTGCAGTTACTCGGCATGACATTTGAGTATGTATCTTGCCACTCTCTCCTAAAGATCCAAAAGCTGCACTACGTCATCTTTCATCTCCATTCTTCATTATGGTCAGCATtattctcatcctcattcttattctctcattTGTCATCTTTGACTCGTACCTCcatgcattttctctttttctcaggaCGCATGCTCCCTGTATGGTTGCTCATCCTCCCCACAGTCACACACGGAATTCTGCAGTACTTAATCGGCAACGCAGTCTCTACCATAACGTCCCATGCTTTGAGACGCTACCAAAAGCAGGACCAGCAGAAACAGGTtcctctgctctttttttttttcttttttgattaatgatatagaaagaagaagaaaaaagagggagaaggagaaggaaaggaagaagaaaaataaaaaagagaaggaagaggaagaggaaaagagagagggagaggaaggaaagagaagaagagtgtgtgtgtgtgtgtgtgtgtgtgtgtgttgtgtgtgtgtgtgtgtgtgtgtgtgtgtgtgtgtgtgtgtttgtgtgtgtgtgtgtgtgtgcaccagttttcaaaaataaatctAATCTTTTCTTACTGAAACTGTAGTGAGAGACATCTACACTTGAAATATCATTTATTAAAGCAAAGAAGTTGTAAAAGGGATGAGGAAATGTCAAATTTGTTATaaattgcaattatcatttcataatagATACATTAGTATGGTGGTAATAAGATCCATTAATTCATACAGATTGATTAACTGAATGCTTCTTGAATTTTCCCTTTCATGCTATAATTACAAAAGTTAATCAGCAAAAGCAAATGcttaatttttatatgattttttcctatatattccTCAGTGCATACCTCTCATACTACAATAACCGTACATGTTGACTGACAAACGTGCGATCCCGTTGCAGGGTGCCGTAAGCAAAGACTCAGGTTCTTTCCTGGATGCTTCCGTACGCCTGCAATCAGCTTTTATCGGCCACCTTGCCTCGGACGTTAT
This window encodes:
- the LOC119597874 gene encoding solute carrier family 25 member 46-like isoform X2, with product MAGLDDYQFFSNLRERDTPFWQKTYAGGGVDRPHHEAMMMPGETYKRPTEFPQNLLNPALAPHPTSASGTKPYDAVDSSKGNDIQMEKYGELSINLVSLCAENLLSHPFIVVRRQCQVNVNSQRYHLLPITLVPALIHMQGCQGVSAFWKGLGSVLTVRGVTLALEDCLSKFTPWPKEISPHSSPKTIGQHLLLKCSALALITPFYSASLVETVQSEIASEKPGVLDVFKEGLTRLLSFTQPQTGRMLPVWLLILPTVTHGILQYLIGNAVSTITSHALRRYQKQDQQKQGAVSKDSGSFLDASVRLQSAFIGHLASDVILYPLETILHRLHMQGTRTIIDSLDVGYEVKPILTRYEGFFDCLHTTIHEEGFFGLFKGFGAMCMQYALHAAVLKFAQVIIREVTFILVPPKPKLKQQDLVGPLAPSAPYTPLQAVPPPGMAGLHSPPLTSSPRHHQGSPRQGPHGAGRGLVSGGLGDTSSPARRLRDFDVRAEMEKHKFNLSIDD
- the LOC119597874 gene encoding solute carrier family 25 member 46-like isoform X3, translating into MAGLDDYQFFSNLRERDTPFWQKTYAGGGVDRPHHEAMMMPGETYKRPTEFPQNLLNPALAPHPTSASGTKPYDAVDSSKGNDIQMEKYGELSINLVSLCAENLLSHPFIVVRRQCQVNVNSQRYHLLPITLVPALIHMQGCQGVSAFWKGLGSVLTVRGVTLALEDCLSKFTPWPKEISPHSSPKTIGQHLLLKCSALALITPFYSASLVETVQSEIASEKPGVLDVFKEGLTRLLSFTQPQTGRMLPVWLLILPTVTHGILQYLIGNAVSTITSHALRRYQKQDQQKQGAVSKDSGSFLDASVRLQSAFIGHLASDVILYPLETILHRLHMQGTRTIIDSLDVGYEVKPILTRYEGFFDCLHTTIHEEGFFGLFKGFGAMCMQYALHAAVLKFAQVIIREVTFILVPPKPKLKQQLPQDRLEPTQQVLNC
- the LOC119597874 gene encoding solute carrier family 25 member 46-like isoform X1 is translated as MAGLDDYQFFSNLRERDTPFWQKTYAGGGVDRPHHEAMMMPGETYKRPTEFPQNLLNPALAPHPTSASGTKPYDAVDSSKGNDIQMEKYGELSINLVSLCAENLLSHPFIVVRRQCQVNVNSQRYHLLPITLVPALIHMQGCQGVSAFWKGLGSVLTVRGVTLALEDCLSKFTPWPKEISPHSSPKTIGQHLLLKCSALALITPFYSASLVETVQSEIASEKPGVLDVFKEGLTRLLSFTQPQTGRMLPVWLLILPTVTHGILQYLIGNAVSTITSHALRRYQKQDQQKQGAVSKDSGSFLDASVRLQSAFIGHLASDVILYPLETILHRLHMQGTRTIIDSLDVGYEVKPILTRYEGFFDCLHTTIHEEGFFGLFKGFGAMCMQYALHAAVLKFAQVIIREVTFILVPPKPKLKQQLPQDRLEPTQQDLVGPLAPSAPYTPLQAVPPPGMAGLHSPPLTSSPRHHQGSPRQGPHGAGRGLVSGGLGDTSSPARRLRDFDVRAEMEKHKFNLSIDD